The Candidatus Omnitrophota bacterium genome has a segment encoding these proteins:
- a CDS encoding tetratricopeptide repeat protein, translating to MKIIKFKKGFAMTLAAIMFFPLSLRAQDVRELMREKKWTAARARAEELLKENPSDAGLLISAGICAVNQRNYAAAIEHLSRASEISPEKFLPAYLLGVIYEETGNLYKARAYFEKALKNAKEKKNKDRAEKHLDNVSEAIGEGR from the coding sequence ATGAAAATTATTAAATTTAAAAAAGGTTTTGCAATGACGCTGGCGGCGATCATGTTTTTTCCTTTGTCCCTGCGCGCGCAGGATGTGCGGGAACTGATGAGAGAAAAAAAATGGACTGCCGCAAGGGCGCGGGCCGAGGAACTCCTTAAAGAGAATCCCTCGGACGCGGGTCTTCTGATAAGCGCGGGGATATGCGCTGTCAATCAGAGAAATTATGCCGCGGCGATAGAACATCTTTCGCGCGCCTCGGAAATAAGCCCGGAAAAATTCCTCCCGGCATATCTGCTGGGAGTGATATACGAGGAAACGGGTAATCTGTATAAAGCCCGCGCGTATTTTGAGAAAGCTCTTAAAAACGCAAAAGAGAAAAAAAACAAGGACCGCGCCGAGAAACATCTGGATAATGTTTCCGAGGCCATCGGGGAGGGAAGATGA
- a CDS encoding SDR family oxidoreductase yields MKKILKMKRALVTGGNRGIGRAIALSLAKNGAAVCITGRNKKTLTSCLKELKRYNKDCMALPCDVRIEKEQKKVFGRIMDKYKKLDICIPNAGEATLASATQTSLEQWNHDIGINLTGVFITAKEAMKIMMKQKSGNIIGIVSKSGKGAAYLRAAYGASKWGALGFLKSLAIEGRNNNVKVSAICPGCVATDFQKGNPSGMEWMMSADAVAQAVQYILSLEDKAYVDELVLSTWERPADKRG; encoded by the coding sequence ATGAAGAAGATATTAAAAATGAAAAGGGCGCTTGTCACCGGCGGCAACAGAGGAATAGGCCGGGCAATAGCTTTGAGTCTCGCAAAAAATGGCGCGGCCGTTTGTATCACCGGCAGAAATAAAAAAACTTTGACCTCATGCCTGAAAGAGCTTAAACGATACAATAAGGATTGTATGGCCTTACCCTGCGATGTCAGGATCGAAAAAGAACAGAAAAAAGTGTTCGGCCGGATAATGGATAAATATAAAAAGCTGGATATCTGTATACCGAATGCCGGGGAGGCGACTCTCGCTTCCGCCACCCAGACCTCGCTGGAGCAGTGGAATCATGACATAGGCATCAACCTCACGGGCGTTTTTATCACCGCGAAGGAAGCCATGAAGATAATGATGAAGCAGAAATCCGGCAATATCATAGGCATAGTTTCCAAGTCCGGAAAGGGGGCCGCTTATTTAAGGGCGGCTTACGGCGCGTCGAAATGGGGAGCCCTCGGCTTTCTGAAGAGTCTGGCTATTGAGGGCAGAAACAATAATGTAAAAGTGTCGGCGATATGCCCCGGCTGCGTAGCGACCGATTTTCAAAAAGGGAATCCCTCCGGGATGGAATGGATGATGTCGGCTGATGCTGTGGCGCAGGCCGTTCAGTATATTCTGTCCTTGGAGGACAAAGCATACGTGGATGAACTGGTGCTGTCGACTTGGGAACGGCCTGCTGATAAGCGCGGATAG